CCCGGGGACAGCATGCCCTGGCCGTCTGGCGGCAGGCGTGTCAGGCCACCTCCCGACCCTGGGTTTCCTTCGCACGGATGACAAACCCATTTTAGGAAAaggcaggcttctcacaggaTACGGGGCGAAGCTGCGTCTCTAACTTGGTACTTTGGACAAGGACCCACGTGCGTCCAGAGCCATCCTTTGGGTCCCGGCAGCTGcgttgttggggggggggggtgcgcggcCCTGACCACGGGCGGAGCACACACCCTCCTGAGGATCGTGACCGCGTCGCACGGACCGTCAGCGGAGGATGGGGGCCCCGAGGTCAGCCCCGGGAAAGGGGGTCGGCGTCTCCTCGACAAAGCACGTCAAGCTTCCTAATCAGCTACACGGCGCCAGGGACTCGGCCCCGCTCCGCTTCCTGCGCGGCTGCGCCTCACTCGTGCTCGAAGAACTCGTGGCAGGCGGTGGTGACCATAGCCACGAAGGCCACGAACTCCTGGAAGTCGCACTCGCCGTCTCCGTCACTGTCCAGTGTCTCCATGACCTTGTCCACGACCTCCTGCTCCTTGATCTCCTACGAGAGAGGACAAATTGCGCCGCCGCTTACGATGAGCCGAGGCCCGCGGCGCGTCCCTGACCCTCGGCCACCGCAGCGACGTGTCCGCAGCAGAGAGAATGTTCACGGGGCGGCAGAGGGGCCGGGGCCCCAGCGTCTCCCCCACCGGACGCTCCCAGAAAGGCACCGTGGGACATGCGGGGTATgtgcccccgccgcccgccgtcGCCGGGCTCACATCCAGGGGGCCGCGGAGGATGGCGTCATGGACAGAAGCACGGACTTCTGCTTCTCCCCGAGCTCCTCACTGCGTGTGGAAGTCCTTCCCGCAGGTTtcggggtttttttgtttttgtttttgtttttgttttttttatgataggcacacagtgagagagagagagagaggcagagacacaggcagagggagaagcaggctccatgcaccgggagcccgacgtgggattcgatcctgggtctccaggatcgcgccctgggccaaaggcaggcgctaaaccgctgcgccacccagggatccccaggtttcGGGTTTTGAAAGTGTTTTCTCTGCAATGACCCCCGGCCGCGCTCACCGTGAACTATTTTATAAACTGGTTCCCACGTGCTAAGCTTTTAAAGCTGTAATTTTAAATCAATGATTTGCTGATAAAATCAATAATTACTAATCATTTTAAAaccaataattaatatttttaaaaatcaatgattaaCAGTTATTGAAAATTACTTGTTGAGCTTCCAGTGTATGTTGGGCACTTGACAAACACTGTCTCCTTTCATCCCGAGAACAATCCTGTTCACAGAGGAACCAGGGGGTTTGGGTTGTTAGGTcaggaggtgggagggatgggCTGAGGGGCGTGCACCTCGACCCCTGCCTGAGAGGAGCGTCCTGGGTCCCCCAGGAGTCGCCCCCGCTCTGAAGCCTGCAGGTGCTTCCCCTGCCTTGGGGAGGCGGGTCCCAGCGAGGGCGAGTCCGTGTGGGGCTGTGGTGCTGCCTCGCTGTAGGGGGGGTCTGGGGGGAcggagaggggctggggggcctgggaggaCAGGAGAATGGGGAGATGGGGACTGGGGGCACTGGGGGGATGAGGGCACTGGGGGGCCTGGGGATCGGGGGGCGGTTCCCGAGCGTGAGCAGGGCCAGACCCCAGCGCTCCGGCAGCGTCTCCGGAACCAGGTCGTGGTCAGACCTTCACGCACCGGCTCATGGCGTGGCCGTTTCCCGCGTGTGGGGTCCGACGGGTGACCTTCGGGGCGGCCAGGGCAGGCAGGTGCCCTGGGACTGCAGTTCATGGCCTCGAGGGCTCGGGCCTGGGGTGCGGGGGACACGCGGGGTCGCGGCCGGTCTCCCCAAGCCTGAGCGTGGAGCCAGTGGCCCCCTGAGGGCCCCAAGGCCGAGCTGGCGCCACCCCACTGTGCTGGGCCCCCGGAGGCGCCGctcccgccccccggcccggggCCTCACCTCCAGGAAGTGGGCGAGCTCGCTGCCGATGAGCTCCTTGACGTCGGCCTTCCTCAGCCTGCGCCCACCACCCGCCCGCGCCGAGTACTGCTGGAACACGTCGAGCAGGGCCAGCGCCGCCTTCTCCAGCTGCGACATCCTGGCGCCGGAGACAAGTGGCTCAGCGCTCCTCGCTCCTCGGGGCCGCCCTCCaccccctggccccctggcccaCCACCCCCCCGTGGGCTCCGAGGCCAAGGCCCCAAGTGAGGTGTGTGGAGCAGGCCGAGGGGGGGCATCCGCCACGTCGGGGGCGGGGTACGGGGCACCCCAAGCTGAGCCGCGGCCCTGGCCCCGCCGTCACCCCCACATGAAGGAACGGCCCTCCTTCCAAAGACCCTGAGGAACTTGCAGCCCTTGAAGGAACGTGTGACTCCAGCTCCGCAAGCAAAGGGCCTCCGAGGCTGCGCTTCCCTCGCTCGGGGACCATGGCCACGGCGCAGCCTCGCCCTGAACTGGAAACTTGGGGCACAAAGGCCACATGCGCCGCCTCGGGAGCACGGGGAGGTCATGGAGGAGCCCCCGGGGGGTCGGGACCCGGAGAGCCCTCGGGGGCTGTGGATCGTCCCGACTGTCCCCCCTCGGCGGTGACGGGCAATCGCTACCTTTGCTCCGTCAGAGCTGAAAACCATACAAAACCACatctgatttttgaaaaatcGTTCCCGTGTCGCAGAATCTAAGAAATAAGTTGGAGAAGAGATGTAAAACTCTATCTGATTTCTCAAAGGACAAAGCACCGAGGGCCCTCGCCCGCACCCAGGTAACCCGTGGCCCCTGGTCCCGGTCCCCAGTGGTCGGAGTGGCCTCGCGCCGGTTCAGCAGCTGAGGTGGGCTAGAATCCTTGACGCTTCGCCCTTCTCACCTCCTTGCACCCCGGCTTTCAGTgagtggttttggtttttgcaaacagaacaaaaaacccGAGAAGCTTTTGCATCATTCTGATTCTGTTCTCGCGGAGCCTGActagtggggttttttaaaaggaaacgGATAAGACCTACATTCCACATGCCTGGAAGCTCCGTGTAGGGGGCGTTCTTCATAAGCACAcggaaattaatttaaaaatgttccctTTCACACTTTGCCCTGGGTTATAGCCTTTTAACAGAACTGGAGCTCAAGCCCGGCGTTCCTGCGTGGCCTCACGTGGGAAGCCAGGGGCCTGTGCGCTTCCACCCCGGCCGCAGGGATGCGTCCCACCCGACATGGGAAGGGACCGGCCCCCCAGGAGACCCAACACCGAGGACAGTCCGCCCGCCAGACCCACGCTCCAACCCGCTGGAACCTCCTGGTGTAGACCCGCGGGCCGCTGCGGGAGGACGCCCGGCAGGTGCGTGTGGTCGGGACGCGCTCGCCCTCGAGATCGGCGGCCCGGGGTTCGAGCTCTGCCCCTGGAGGCTCACGACGCAGTGCTGGCTGTCCCCGCGGAGCCCGGCCCAGGTCCCTGGCTCAGGGAGAACCGAGGGCTACGCCTGGGGGTCCCCACACTGAGGGGCTGCTGGCCACCCAAAGGGCAGTCCTGCCcgtgctccctgccccccacgtCCTCACGTCAGCGGCTCCACAGCTGCCGTCGTCCCTGCGTCCATCTGTTCAGCTGCGGCGTCCAGAGTGGCCGGCGGTGGGGGCGCCGTCTTATCCCGTCTGGGCGCTGGGGCGCGGCCGCTGTGGGCCCGGGCAGCCaatgggggtgagggggcagcaggggggcggtgggggggccgGGCCTGCACACAGGCAGCATTGAGCCGCGGCCGCCCGCGGACTGGCAGGGGAGCCAGGCCTGCGTTCGGGCCAAGGGGGAGAAAGGCCTGCGGGGCAGGAAGTAGGGAGTCAGCTTTTTGTgctgtttttttaattatacatgaATATTGATGTTCCTctaaggctgggggtgggggcggggggatgcccggggtgggggtgcccagCGACGGTTCCAGCAAATAAATGTGCAGCCAAGACCGCAGAGCTTCCAAGAACAGGCTGCTCAGGAGGACGGAGGCTGCTGCCCAGCTGGGCGGACCCCTGGGGCTCTGCCGGCCGCCTGCcacccccccccggcccccgcaggccaccccccgccccctgcagcccccccctcccgccccgtcCTCCCCTTAGTGCCCTGAGCTCACCCTCCGCTCCAGGGTCCCTGCTCCACGGAGCCTCCACCTGCAGCACAGGAAGATCCTCACCCGACGTGGTCAGACttgccaggtgccccccactcccGGGCCCACGGGGTGAGGTCCCAGGGGGCAGATGGGGCCCTGGGCGTGTGTCCAGCCTGGTCGCGGACACCGGGGTCGCCCCTCGACGGCCTCGGGCGGCCAGGCCCACGCTGTACCCCacgcctcctccctcctctgtggtGCCGTCCCTGAGCTGTTTGCAGCAGGCGCCCTGAGACCCCAGGCGGCCCAGCTACCCCGCGGTCAGCACGCAGGACACTGGGCCACGGGACGCCTGCCCAGCTGGCCCGGACGCCCGCCCCACGAGGTGGGACCTGGGCCTGTGCCCcccgctgctccccctgccccgccgCAGCCTCAGAGCCCAGGGCCTGCCACGCGGGCTCAGAGGACGGGAGCGGCCGCTTCGTCCAGAGCCATGGGCAGGTCCCGGCCGCCAGGGACACGCGGGTTAGCAGCCGGGACGACGCTGCTGAAGCGCCTCCTCCGCCCTGTGCTTGTGAGCCCAGCGCCCTCTCCGCCGCCCACTGCGCTCCCACCTGGGGCTGCACCCACCTCTCGGCCTCCCAACTCGGCCCACGGGACCGCCACGCTCCTGTGGGAGCCACGTGTGTGGCCACGTGTGTGGCCGCGCGGCCTCCTGACGTCCAGCAGGTGGGGCCAGGCCCGCGAGGCTCCCCGGTCCACAGAGGTCTATGGGTCGGGGTGCGGGCGCCGTGCTCAGGGGCCCTCGCCGGCAGGAGGGTGCAGGTCGGGAGCCCCCGCGGCAGGTGTGGAAGTGCAGCCTGAGCCCCAAGTCCCCAGACCTGCGTGGGCCGTGCCCCGAGTGCCGTGGGAAAGGGCCTCCCAGACCCCGGCCCCGCACACCAGGCCCCCCACCCTCAGGACCCACAGCCACTGCCTGACACGACCACGCAGAGGAAACCTCCCTCTGAGATTAGTAGATCCAGCTCCGAGGGACGTGAATTCCCAGGGCTGCTAAGTGGCCCCACAGCCACTAGTCCAAGGAGGGCTTCATGCTGTTCGGGGACAGAGTCCGGAGCAGCTTGCGTGGGTCCGCGGGGCAGGGACGCTCCCCGAATGTGGAGGAGGC
This genomic window from Canis lupus familiaris isolate Mischka breed German Shepherd chromosome 31, alternate assembly UU_Cfam_GSD_1.0, whole genome shotgun sequence contains:
- the S100B gene encoding protein S100-B, whose product is MDAGTTAAVEPLTMSQLEKAALALLDVFQQYSARAGGGRRLRKADVKELIGSELAHFLEEIKEQEVVDKVMETLDSDGDGECDFQEFVAFVAMVTTACHEFFEHE